The following proteins come from a genomic window of Mucinivorans hirudinis:
- a CDS encoding Protein hipA, which produces MKQTTVCPGNLTPGYDTYSPKSLKKLFEGKKVSHVLGFDYDADSIDLAESINQISVSGVQEKLSAVVQNGQIVLTPQGQHGRYIIKPAPSYKNLRFRNFIPANEHLTMQIAKQVFKIKTAENGIVFFANGEAAYITKRFDFEADGNKIKQEDFSSLAQKTSDTHGKDYKYTGSYEDVAALLKSNVSAWQVEMSNLFTLIVFNYLFANGDAHLKNFSLQQSANGDYLLSPAYDLMNTSIHVQDEDFALQDGLMPQGEHSEIYRSSGHPCKEDFITFANRAGVLPKKRDAIIKMFSTESPLIDELINRSFLDEKTKRMYTRSHQERLSRFLR; this is translated from the coding sequence ATGAAACAGACAACAGTTTGTCCCGGCAACTTAACACCGGGATACGACACATACAGCCCCAAAAGCCTTAAAAAACTCTTTGAAGGCAAGAAAGTAAGTCACGTTTTGGGTTTTGACTACGATGCTGACAGCATTGATCTTGCTGAAAGTATCAACCAAATATCGGTTTCGGGAGTACAAGAAAAACTATCTGCTGTTGTGCAAAACGGACAAATCGTCCTCACGCCACAAGGTCAGCACGGACGATATATCATCAAGCCAGCACCGAGCTATAAAAACTTGCGGTTTCGTAACTTTATACCTGCCAACGAACATTTGACGATGCAGATTGCAAAGCAAGTCTTCAAGATTAAAACGGCTGAAAATGGAATTGTTTTTTTCGCAAATGGCGAGGCAGCGTATATTACTAAAAGGTTTGATTTTGAAGCTGATGGCAATAAAATCAAACAGGAGGATTTTTCGTCTTTAGCACAAAAAACATCTGATACACACGGCAAGGATTACAAATATACAGGAAGCTATGAGGATGTAGCTGCACTATTGAAATCGAATGTTTCGGCGTGGCAGGTGGAGATGAGCAATCTGTTTACACTGATAGTTTTTAATTATCTGTTTGCCAATGGTGACGCACATTTGAAGAACTTTTCATTGCAACAGTCTGCAAATGGAGACTACTTATTGTCCCCTGCGTATGATTTGATGAACACCTCAATTCACGTTCAGGACGAGGACTTTGCCCTCCAAGATGGATTGATGCCTCAGGGTGAGCATTCCGAAATATATCGCAGTAGCGGACACCCTTGTAAGGAAGACTTCATCACTTTTGCCAACCGTGCAGGCGTACTGCCCAAGAAGCGTGATGCAATCATCAAGATGTTCTCGACAGAAAGCCCGCTGATAGATGAGCTTATTAACCGTTCATTTCTGGACGAGAAAACCAAACGAATGTACACACGCTCGCATCAAGAGCGGTTGAGTCGATTCCTGAGATAA